One stretch of Nicotiana tabacum cultivar K326 chromosome 18, ASM71507v2, whole genome shotgun sequence DNA includes these proteins:
- the LOC142173010 gene encoding uncharacterized protein LOC142173010 produces MTSLGKLGQWPLLVTALAICIVANTVFADYSYGYASPSPSYASKKYYKSPSPSKYHIPTPYYKSPAPSKYYKSPTPAKYYYKSPAPAKYYYQSPAPAKYYKSPSPAKYYKSPSPAKYYKSPTPAKYYKSPTPAKYYKSPAPSKNYYKSPSPTKYYKSPSPVKYYKSPSPAKYYKSPAPSKYYKSLPPPKYYKFQVYYKSPPPPANYEKSPSYYKSPPPPPKYYEQSPYYKSSPPPPKYYEQSPSSYKSPPPPYYKESTPSYKSPPPPPKYYEQSPITYNLPSLPKTYEKSPFYYSPPPPANYYKQTPTYASPPPPEKYEQSATYASPPPPSASPPPTYY; encoded by the coding sequence ATGACAAGCTTAGGAAAGTTGGGCCAATGGCCTTTACTTGTAACTGCTTTGGCAATTTGCATAGTAGCCAACACTGTTTTTGCTGATTACTCTTATGGGTATGCTTCTCCCTCACCTTCTTATGCCTCTAAGAAGTATTACAAATCACCATCTCCATCCAAGTATCATATACCGACTCCTTACTATAAGTCACCTGCTCCTTCAAAGTACTACAAATCACCTACTCCCGCAAAATACTACTACAAGTCGCCAGCTCCCGCCAAGTACTACTACCAGTCGCCAGCTCCCGCAAAGTACTACAAGTCGCCCTCTCCCGCAAAGTACTATAAGTCGCCATCTCCCGCAAAGTACTACAAGTCACCAACTCCCGCAAAGTACTACAAGTCACCAACTCCCGCGAAATACTACAAATCACCAGCTCCTTCAAAGAATTACTACAAGTCGCCATCGCCGACAAAGTACTACAAATCCCCGTCGCCTGTAAAGTATTACAAGTCACCATCCCCAGCAAAATATTACAAATCACCTGCTCCCTCTAAATACTATAAGTCACTCCCTCCACCAAAATATTATAAGTTCCAAGTTTACTATAAGTCTCCACCACCACCAGCTAATTATGAGAAATCACCTTCATATTACAAGTCACCTCCACCTCCTCCGAAATACTATGAGCAGTCACCTTATTACAAGTCATCTCCACCCCCACCAAAATACTATGAGCAATCACCATCTTCTTATAAATCTCCACCTCCACCATACTATAAAGAATCTACACCTTCCTATAAATCTCCTCCACCTCCACCAAAATACTATGAGCAATCACCTATAACTTACAATTTGCCATCTCTACCAAAGACATATGAAAAATCACCATTTTATTACTCACCTCCACCACCAGCGAACTATTACAAGCAAACTCCCACCTATGCCTCACCTCCACCACCTGAGAAGTACGAGCAATCCGCCACCTACGCTTCACCTCCACCCCCATCAGCATCTCCTCCGCCAACCTATTACTAA